Genomic DNA from Corylus avellana chromosome ca4, CavTom2PMs-1.0:
CAAATGGTCTCTCAAACTGGTCAGGGATTACCTTGATTAGTCATGTAGACTGCAACATTAAATTCCTCAGCTATTTTTATTAATCGGGAGAGCATCTGTGCCAGTTTTTGCTGCAAAAGCAACTGGCCCATGTCACTAAAGAGAAATGGCACAAAGAGAGATGGACCAAAATTTCTAAAGATTATAATcattataagaaatttatgaaGTTTTAACCTGGCGCTCTGCTAGTTCTCCTCGTCCTGTGAAATCCACTCGAAAGAGAGCAATCACTGAATCCACGATCTGAAATATATGATGAATTCATGCAAACATCAACCCTCCAAGCCTCATAATATCGGTAACAAGGTTAGTTCTTTCAGTAAAGACTCACCAATAGTCTAAATGGTTCTTCAGACATCTTTGCTGCCAGGCCAAGAAGCAGATTGTACTGATGCTCGTACGTGTATGCACGAGCATAAATGATCTTACACATTCACAGAAAATGCATAATTAGCTGCTATATTTGGATTGTGCTATTGGTACAATTGtgctaaattaaaataaattaaatgaagcTTACATTGTCGAGGACGGCTCCTGGATCCATGCCAAATCTTTCAGCTATGCTTACAATTCGATCAGGTCGGCTACAAGTGAGTAGTTAAGAAGGAAACATACCAAATGATATACTTGGTTATACAGCTTTTTGAAAAGAAACTAAACATGCCAACCAGATGTTAAAAGGAAAGGCAAACAAAAGGATACAAAGTTCCTTCAGTATCAATGTATGCAACCTTTCCATTCCCTCCCTTCATGTTGGTAGGAAGCTGCCAAATTTATCAGCCAATCATCAGGATGCACAATAAGCAGAGCTTATGGTATATCTTGTGATTATTGAATCAAGCTTGTCATTATTGCATGCGAGTTTAAGGCCAGCGccacactcaaaaaaaaaacaaaacaaaaaaactacgATAGCTGACTTTTGATTGACCAGCTGCGGGAGCACAAATGTTCTCTTCGCTCATACTTGTCATGGTTCAATCTGCAAAACATTacgaacatttttttttccagaacACACACGTATGCAAGTGCCATTTCCAAATCTCTCTGCTGTATCTCCCACGGATACAGATTTCTAATGGAATATGCTTGAAATAACGCCAGAAAGACAAGGAACACACAATTCAAGTGGACAAGCTAAACCATCTTCCACTACGTAGTACACCCATTACATTCAGAATGATAAAGAGTACACGCTAGTTAGGAAAGGAACCTGGGTAGAAACGCATAGAGTATGTGCAAGCTGTGTTTTCCCCGACCTGAAAAAGGAGACAAATTAGAAATTCAAATGTTGCGTGAAGGCAAATGAGTAATTTCAAGTTTCAACACTGTGGAAGGAAAATTTGACATCACCGAAATTCCCCAAAAGCTTCTGTAATCGCCAGAGTTTCAATCCCACCTTTTCACATTTTACACATAAATCAATTACAGCAAAATTTTTACTCATATGAACAATCAGATACACAGCGAAGGGACATCTCAGTGCAAAAAATTACCGCCTAAGAGTTCATCAAGGGCTTGGCTTCCAGTTGTAATGCGGATCACCGACTTTCTCTATAAACGAAAGCCAGGATCAGATTTTAGGATCACTGTCAAATATAACTGAACGTAACAGCTTTTGGAAACGCAACTTTAATTACGAGGCAAAtgaaatatgagagagagaaagtcgtTCGATCAGAACTGCTAAGATCTTGTGGAACTAATtccaattcaaaatcaaaaagaaacTTCGACTTACTCTGAGGAGAGCGTCACTTCCAGTGATATACCCACAattctaaaaaaagaaacaaagttcCAATGTCAAAATCACTGAAGCCAAAGCTAAACTACATGAAAGTTCAAACTATTGCGCTCCAAGacaaaaataaactcaaaaaaacCATCGTGGAGATAATGGATTATCTGAACGCTAACCACAAGCTTCTCAGCAGCTTCACAGATCTTTTCGACTTTGGCCTCGGATAAGCCTCTGATCCCCGTCAAGTGCTGCAAATTGGACGCAGATCATGGTAACCAAACGGCACGCAAAACCTTCGCAGCTTAAAGGATTTTGACCGAAAATTAAACATTTATACCTTCCTTGTATGCATCATTAAGCCATTGCAGGTGTAGATGCCTGCATCTTGAAGCTTCTTCACGTCTCCGGCATTGATTCCCTGAGCAGTCACTGCAGAAAAATGCATTGATTATGAATAGAAATTAGTGAGGAGTGACATATGCCAATAGGGAACTCAATTTTTCGTCAATTAGGTGAAAtatgctaaggaattaatatcTGATATGAAAACAAACGGTGAAACTTCCAaatagtcaaattaggaagcaagcTTCTAGGTGAATATAGTGAAAATGACACATAATTTCCTCAAAATAGAAAGCAAGTAAACTTGGTTCCTGCAGAAATTGAAATTCAGGTATCAAATACGAAGTAATACTCAATCGTACTTATGGATTGTcacaaaatgaaacaaaatccATTCGAAATCGAAACCATACTAGTAGGAGCGATCAACAAGATGAAACAACCTCGTTATTGAGAATCAATACCAAAACAGAGCAAAATAAAATTCGACTCTAAGCATCAACA
This window encodes:
- the LOC132178248 gene encoding meiotic recombination protein DMC1 homolog, with translation MIATLKAEDQNQLQLVEREEIDDEEDLFEAIDKLTAQGINAGDVKKLQDAGIYTCNGLMMHTRKHLTGIRGLSEAKVEKICEAAEKLVNCGYITGSDALLRRKSVIRITTGSQALDELLGGGIETLAITEAFGEFRSGKTQLAHTLCVSTQLPTNMKGGNGKVAYIDTEGTFRPDRIVSIAERFGMDPGAVLDNIIYARAYTYEHQYNLLLGLAAKMSEEPFRLLIVDSVIALFRVDFTGRGELAERQQKLAQMLSRLIKIAEEFNVAVYMTNQVIADPGGGVFISDPKKPAGGHVLAHAATIRLMFRKGKGEQRVCKVFDAPNLPEGEAISFPLEL